One part of the Populus alba chromosome 18, ASM523922v2, whole genome shotgun sequence genome encodes these proteins:
- the LOC118033234 gene encoding glutamate receptor 2.8 isoform X1 produces MAIPKQKLTLPFFTLLLVNMWSKQMVIMAMEIIPIGAVLDLNSTVGEMAESCISMAVSDFYAVNADFKTRLALFTRDSSSDVVAATSSVLDLMKNEQVHAIIGPQKSSQAKFVIELGGKAEVPIVSFAATSPTLSATQSKYFVRTAQDDSSQVKAIASIVQAYGWREIVPIYEDTEYGNGLVPFLLDAFQEIDTRVPYRSRIPLYFNDTQIMRELDKLKAMQKSIFLVHMSASLGSRLFLLAKDAGMMSEGYAWLVTAGLSTLLDPLGSEVMDSMRGVLGIKPHIPTSKKLESFKSRWSKNFTISKPQSKIKELNLFGLWAYDTVWAIAMAVEKAGIVRSRYVKQNTSESTVDIAALGKSETGPRLLSSILSTRFQGLSGDFHLAGGERVPSAFEILNLIGKAERVIGYWTPERGLSRNLYANGKIAYSTSKNKLKEPIWPGDTTQQPKRLRIGVPLKTGFNEFIKVEWNPEDDKPNVSGFTRDVFVSVVEALPFPLPYEFIPFVNKSKQSAGTYNELLDQIKLKNFDAAVGDITIIANRSTNVDFTLPFSESGIRMVVLTKRDERENMWIFLKPLRPELWLTTGIAFIFTGLVVWVLEHRENKVFRGKPAQQLGTTLWFSFSTLFFAHREKVVNNWTRFVLIIWIFVVLIISQSYTASLASMLTVKRLQPTFVDVKEIRKNGYFVGHQKNSFVKDFLVKQLNFNDNMLREYSTPEEYHDALSNGIHNGGVAAIFAEIPYIKLFLAKYCSKFQMVGPTYKTDGFGFAFPLGSPLVPYISRAILNVTQDKDKMEEIERRNFGGETTCLDQAAMVPSGGLGLPSFGGLFIITGVASMSALLIYVTKFLYIHWPASNTVDQERSFYMRVLELAKHFDKEDPSAHHLNGAGTRVHPVPSAEIVGASPDSDDARSHSRTSSEGSGDIIGDQDHDNHTPRSSAANPEPPHTP; encoded by the exons ATGGCAATTCCGAAGCAGAAATTGACCCTGCCTTTTTTCACCCTTCTCTTGGTTAATATGTGGTCCAAGCAAATGGTGATCATGGCAATGGAGATTATACCAATAGGAGCAGTTCTTGATTTGAACTCTACAGTTGGAGAAATGGCAGAGAGCTGCATATCCATGGCAGTCTCCGATTTCTATGCTGTTAATGCTGATTTTAAAACGAGACTCGCTCTTTTCACTAGGGATTCCAGCAGTGATGTCGTTGCTGCAACTTCTTCAG TGCTGGATTTAATGAAGAATGAACAAGTGCATGCTATCATAGGGCCTCAAAAGTCATCGCAAGCTAAGTTTGTGATAGAGCTTGGAGGAAAAGCAGAGGTTCCGATTGTTTCTTTCGCGGCCACTAGCCCAACTCTTTCTGCAACTCAAAGCAAATATTTTGTCCGGACAGCTCAGGATGATTCTTCTCAAGTGAAAGCAATTGCCAGCATTGTCCAAGCTTATGGTTGGCGGGAGATTGTACCGATCTATGAAGACACCGAATATGGAAATGGTTTGGTTCCATTTTTGTTAGATGCCTTTCAAGAGATCGACACTCGAGTCCCTTATCGAAGTAGAATTCCTTTGTATTTCAATGACACTCAAATCATGAGGGAGCTCGACAAGTTGAAGGCGATGCAGAAGAGTATATTTCTAGTGCACATGTCAGCCTCCCTTGGTTCCAGGCTGTTCTTACTTGCCAAGGATGCAGGAATGATGAGCGAAGGATATGCATGGCTCGTGACAGCTGGATTATCCACCTTGTTAGATCCTCTAGGTTCTGAAGTCATGGATTCAATGCGAGGTGTGTTGGGTATAAAGCCACATATACCAACTTCAAAGAAACTCGAAAGTTTTAAATCAAGATGGAGCAAGAATTtcaccataagcaaaccacaaAGTAAGATCAAAGAATTAAACCTTTTCGGTTTGTGGGCATATGATACAGTTTGGGCAATAGCAATGGCCGTAGAAAAGGCTGGTATTGTGCGTTCTAGATACGTAAAGCAGAATACAAGTGAAAGCACAGTTGACATTGCTGCCTTGGGAAAATCTGAAACGGGGCCAAGACTCCTAAGCTCCATATTAAGCACAAGATTTCAAGGCCTGAGCGGGGACTTCCATTTGGCTGGTGGAGAAAGGGTACCTTCAGCATTTGAAATACTCAATTTGATCGGAAAAGCAGAGAGAGTCATTGGATATTGGACTCCAGAGAGAGGACTCTCACGGAACTTGTATGCTAATGGTAAAATAGCATATTCAACTTCCAAAAACAAACTGAAGGAGCCAATTTGGCCAGGAGACACAACCCAGCAGCCAAAGAGGTTGAGGATTGGGGTTCCACTGAAAACTGGTTTTAATGAGTTCATCAAAGTGGAATGGAATCCTGAAGATGATAAACCTAATGTTTCAGGTTTCACCCGAGATGTTTTCGTCTCCGTGGTTGAAGCATTACCATTCCCCCTTCCGTATGAGTTCATTCCCTTCGTCAACAAAAGTAAACAGAGTGCTGGGACTTACAATGAACTTCTTGACCAAATCAAACTAAAG AATTTTGATGCTGCGGTGGGAGATATAACAATAATTGCCAATCGCTCAACAAATGTGGATTTTACGTTGCCTTTTTCAGAATCAGGCATCAGAATGGTAGTTTTGACAAAACGTGATGAGAGGGAAAACATGTGGATTTTCTTGAAGCCACTACGCCCGGAGCTTTGGTTAACAACTGGAATAGCATTCATCTTCACTGGCTTAGTGGTGTGGGTGCTCGAACACCGTGAAAACAAAGTGTTCAGGGGAAAACCAGCGCAACAACTTGGCACAACGTTGTGGTTTTCCTTTTCAACCCTCTTCTTTGCACATA GGGAGAAGGTGGTGAATAACTGGACAAGATTTGTATTGATCATATGGATTTTTGTGGTGCTAATCATATCACAGAGTTACACTGCTAGCTTAGCCTCAATGTTGACTGTAAAGCGGTTGCAGCCTACATTTGTTGATGTCAAAGAGATTAGAAAGAATGGTTACTTTGTAGGACACCAGAAGAATTCTTTTGTGAAAGACTTCCTCGTAAAACAATTAAACTTCAATGACAACATGTTGAGGGAATATAGCACTCCAGAAGAGTATCATGATGCATTGTCTAATGGAATCCACAATGGTGGTGTAGCTGCTATCTTTGCTGAAATTCCCTACATCAAACTCTTTCTAGCAAAGTATTGCTCCAAATTCCAGATGGTAGGACCAACCTACAAAACCGATGGATTTGGCTTT GCATTTCCCCTTGGATCCCCACTGGTCCCTTACATTTCAAGGGCAATTTTGAATGTCACAcaagataaagataaaatggAAGAAATTGAACGAAGGAACTTTGGTGGCGAAACCACTTGCTTAGATCAAGCTGCCATGGTACCCTCTGGTGGTCTTGGTTTGCCCAGCTTCGGAGGCCTCTTCATCATCACAGGAGTTGCTTCCATGTCTGCACTTCTGATATATGTCACGAAGTTCCTTTACATTCATTGGCCTGCTTCGAACACCGTGGATCAAGAAAGATCCTTTTACATGAGAGTTCTTGAATTGGCAAAACATTTTGACAAGGAAGATCCATCAGCTCATCATCTTAATGGAGCTGGGACAAGAGTTCACCCTGTACCAAGTGCTGAAATAGTTGGAGCTTCACCTGATAGCGATGATGCACGTAGCCATTCAAGGACTTCCAGTGAAGGATCTGGAGACATCATTGGAGATCAAGACCATGACAATCATACCCCAAGGAGCAGCGCTGCAAACCCCGAACCCCCACACACACCGTAG
- the LOC118033234 gene encoding glutamate receptor 2.8 isoform X2, translated as MKNEQVHAIIGPQKSSQAKFVIELGGKAEVPIVSFAATSPTLSATQSKYFVRTAQDDSSQVKAIASIVQAYGWREIVPIYEDTEYGNGLVPFLLDAFQEIDTRVPYRSRIPLYFNDTQIMRELDKLKAMQKSIFLVHMSASLGSRLFLLAKDAGMMSEGYAWLVTAGLSTLLDPLGSEVMDSMRGVLGIKPHIPTSKKLESFKSRWSKNFTISKPQSKIKELNLFGLWAYDTVWAIAMAVEKAGIVRSRYVKQNTSESTVDIAALGKSETGPRLLSSILSTRFQGLSGDFHLAGGERVPSAFEILNLIGKAERVIGYWTPERGLSRNLYANGKIAYSTSKNKLKEPIWPGDTTQQPKRLRIGVPLKTGFNEFIKVEWNPEDDKPNVSGFTRDVFVSVVEALPFPLPYEFIPFVNKSKQSAGTYNELLDQIKLKNFDAAVGDITIIANRSTNVDFTLPFSESGIRMVVLTKRDERENMWIFLKPLRPELWLTTGIAFIFTGLVVWVLEHRENKVFRGKPAQQLGTTLWFSFSTLFFAHREKVVNNWTRFVLIIWIFVVLIISQSYTASLASMLTVKRLQPTFVDVKEIRKNGYFVGHQKNSFVKDFLVKQLNFNDNMLREYSTPEEYHDALSNGIHNGGVAAIFAEIPYIKLFLAKYCSKFQMVGPTYKTDGFGFAFPLGSPLVPYISRAILNVTQDKDKMEEIERRNFGGETTCLDQAAMVPSGGLGLPSFGGLFIITGVASMSALLIYVTKFLYIHWPASNTVDQERSFYMRVLELAKHFDKEDPSAHHLNGAGTRVHPVPSAEIVGASPDSDDARSHSRTSSEGSGDIIGDQDHDNHTPRSSAANPEPPHTP; from the exons ATGAAGAATGAACAAGTGCATGCTATCATAGGGCCTCAAAAGTCATCGCAAGCTAAGTTTGTGATAGAGCTTGGAGGAAAAGCAGAGGTTCCGATTGTTTCTTTCGCGGCCACTAGCCCAACTCTTTCTGCAACTCAAAGCAAATATTTTGTCCGGACAGCTCAGGATGATTCTTCTCAAGTGAAAGCAATTGCCAGCATTGTCCAAGCTTATGGTTGGCGGGAGATTGTACCGATCTATGAAGACACCGAATATGGAAATGGTTTGGTTCCATTTTTGTTAGATGCCTTTCAAGAGATCGACACTCGAGTCCCTTATCGAAGTAGAATTCCTTTGTATTTCAATGACACTCAAATCATGAGGGAGCTCGACAAGTTGAAGGCGATGCAGAAGAGTATATTTCTAGTGCACATGTCAGCCTCCCTTGGTTCCAGGCTGTTCTTACTTGCCAAGGATGCAGGAATGATGAGCGAAGGATATGCATGGCTCGTGACAGCTGGATTATCCACCTTGTTAGATCCTCTAGGTTCTGAAGTCATGGATTCAATGCGAGGTGTGTTGGGTATAAAGCCACATATACCAACTTCAAAGAAACTCGAAAGTTTTAAATCAAGATGGAGCAAGAATTtcaccataagcaaaccacaaAGTAAGATCAAAGAATTAAACCTTTTCGGTTTGTGGGCATATGATACAGTTTGGGCAATAGCAATGGCCGTAGAAAAGGCTGGTATTGTGCGTTCTAGATACGTAAAGCAGAATACAAGTGAAAGCACAGTTGACATTGCTGCCTTGGGAAAATCTGAAACGGGGCCAAGACTCCTAAGCTCCATATTAAGCACAAGATTTCAAGGCCTGAGCGGGGACTTCCATTTGGCTGGTGGAGAAAGGGTACCTTCAGCATTTGAAATACTCAATTTGATCGGAAAAGCAGAGAGAGTCATTGGATATTGGACTCCAGAGAGAGGACTCTCACGGAACTTGTATGCTAATGGTAAAATAGCATATTCAACTTCCAAAAACAAACTGAAGGAGCCAATTTGGCCAGGAGACACAACCCAGCAGCCAAAGAGGTTGAGGATTGGGGTTCCACTGAAAACTGGTTTTAATGAGTTCATCAAAGTGGAATGGAATCCTGAAGATGATAAACCTAATGTTTCAGGTTTCACCCGAGATGTTTTCGTCTCCGTGGTTGAAGCATTACCATTCCCCCTTCCGTATGAGTTCATTCCCTTCGTCAACAAAAGTAAACAGAGTGCTGGGACTTACAATGAACTTCTTGACCAAATCAAACTAAAG AATTTTGATGCTGCGGTGGGAGATATAACAATAATTGCCAATCGCTCAACAAATGTGGATTTTACGTTGCCTTTTTCAGAATCAGGCATCAGAATGGTAGTTTTGACAAAACGTGATGAGAGGGAAAACATGTGGATTTTCTTGAAGCCACTACGCCCGGAGCTTTGGTTAACAACTGGAATAGCATTCATCTTCACTGGCTTAGTGGTGTGGGTGCTCGAACACCGTGAAAACAAAGTGTTCAGGGGAAAACCAGCGCAACAACTTGGCACAACGTTGTGGTTTTCCTTTTCAACCCTCTTCTTTGCACATA GGGAGAAGGTGGTGAATAACTGGACAAGATTTGTATTGATCATATGGATTTTTGTGGTGCTAATCATATCACAGAGTTACACTGCTAGCTTAGCCTCAATGTTGACTGTAAAGCGGTTGCAGCCTACATTTGTTGATGTCAAAGAGATTAGAAAGAATGGTTACTTTGTAGGACACCAGAAGAATTCTTTTGTGAAAGACTTCCTCGTAAAACAATTAAACTTCAATGACAACATGTTGAGGGAATATAGCACTCCAGAAGAGTATCATGATGCATTGTCTAATGGAATCCACAATGGTGGTGTAGCTGCTATCTTTGCTGAAATTCCCTACATCAAACTCTTTCTAGCAAAGTATTGCTCCAAATTCCAGATGGTAGGACCAACCTACAAAACCGATGGATTTGGCTTT GCATTTCCCCTTGGATCCCCACTGGTCCCTTACATTTCAAGGGCAATTTTGAATGTCACAcaagataaagataaaatggAAGAAATTGAACGAAGGAACTTTGGTGGCGAAACCACTTGCTTAGATCAAGCTGCCATGGTACCCTCTGGTGGTCTTGGTTTGCCCAGCTTCGGAGGCCTCTTCATCATCACAGGAGTTGCTTCCATGTCTGCACTTCTGATATATGTCACGAAGTTCCTTTACATTCATTGGCCTGCTTCGAACACCGTGGATCAAGAAAGATCCTTTTACATGAGAGTTCTTGAATTGGCAAAACATTTTGACAAGGAAGATCCATCAGCTCATCATCTTAATGGAGCTGGGACAAGAGTTCACCCTGTACCAAGTGCTGAAATAGTTGGAGCTTCACCTGATAGCGATGATGCACGTAGCCATTCAAGGACTTCCAGTGAAGGATCTGGAGACATCATTGGAGATCAAGACCATGACAATCATACCCCAAGGAGCAGCGCTGCAAACCCCGAACCCCCACACACACCGTAG
- the LOC118033233 gene encoding diacylglycerol kinase 3 translates to MDSPTASTTEGSTARIVTSRSSVIESIRGCGLSGLRVNKEDLKRKLSMPKYLRHAIRDSINSKDVNAAADRYREGNSAGREEAPEGPMVVFVNSKSGGRHGPELKDRLQQLMGEEQVFDLSNVRPNEFVEYGLGCLEKLAGLGDFCAKDTRDKLRILVAGGDGTVGWVLGSLTELHKQGREPVPPVAVIPLGTGNDLSRSFGWGGSFPFAWKSAVKRSLLRAITGPVCRLDSWHLLMSVPRGEVVDPPHSLKSTDECSLDQGLTIEGELPEKVNCYEGVFYNYFSIGMDAQVAYGFHHLRNEKPYLAQGPISNKLIYSGYTCTQGWFLTPCISDPSLRGLKNIIRMHVKKVNCSEWEQIPVPRSVRAIVALNLHSYASGRNPWGSPKPEYLEKKGFVEAHVDDGLLEIFGLKQGWHASFVMVELISAKHIAQAAAIRLEVRGGEWKDAFMQMDGEPWKQPMSKEYSSFVEIKRVPFHSLMVNGD, encoded by the exons atggATTCGCCGACGGCCTCAACGACGGAAGGATCGACGGCGAGGATAGTGACGTCGAGATCATCAGTAATTGAATCAATTCGAGGATGTGGATTATCAGGCCTTAGAGTAAACAAAGAGGATTTGAAGAGGAAACTGTCGATGCCTAAATATTTGCGTCACGCAATTCGAGATTCAATCAATTCAAAGGATGTTAATGCCGCCGCTGATCGTTACCGAGAAGGAAATAGTGCTGGTCGTGAGGAGGCGCCGGAGGGGCCTATGGTGGTGTTTGTGAATTCCAAAAGTGGTGGTAGGCATGGGCCTGAACTTAAAGATAGGCTTCAGCAATTAATGGGAGAGGAGCAG GTTTTTGATCTAAGCAATGTGAGGCCTAATGAATTTGTGGAGTATGGCTTGGGATGTTTAGAGAAGTTGGCCGGCCTTGGTGATTTTTGTGCCAAAGATACTCGAGACAAGTTGAGAATTTTG GTTGCGGGAGGTGATGGTACGGTAGGTTGGGTGTTAGGAAGTCTCACAGAACTTCATAAGCAGGGTAGGGAGCCTGTTCCTCCTGTAGCAGTCATCCCTCTTGGTACTGGAAATGACCTGTCAAGGAGTTTTGGTTGG gGTGGTTCGTTCCCTTTTGCTTGGAAATCAGCTGTCAAAAGATCTCTTCTCAGGGCCATCACTGGTCCAGTGTGCCGTTTAGATAG TTGGCATCTTCTAATGTCAGTGCCAAGAGGAGAAGTGGTGGATCCGCCCCATTCCCTGAAATCCACAGACGAATGTTCCCTTGATCAG GGTTTAACAATTGAGGGGGAGCTGCCTGAGAAAGTGAATTGCTATGAAGGAGTGTTTTATAATTACTTCAGCATAG GAATGGATGCTCAAGTTGCCTATGGCTTCCATCATTTACGCAATGAAAAACCTTACCTTGCACAAGGTCCTATTTCAAACAAG TTGATCTACTCTGGATACACTTGCACTCAGGGTTGGTTCCTCACACCTTGCATAAGTGATCCAAGTTTGAG GGGACTCAAGAATATCATCAGGATGCATGTTAAGAAGGTCAATTGCTCAGAATGGGAGCAGATACCTGTTCCTAGAAG TGTGAGGGCAATCGTTGCTTTAAATCTTCACAGTTATGCAAGTGGAAGAAATCCATGGGGTAGCCCAAAACCAGAGTATTTGGAAAAG AAAGGCTTTGTGGAGGCCCATGTTGATGATGGCCTCCTAGAAATTTTTGGCTTAAAGCAAGGATGGCATGCATCATTCGTCATGGTTGAACTCATCTCTGCCAAGCACATAGCCCAG GCTGCAGCAATACGATTGGAAGTGAGGGGTGGGGAATGGAAAGATGCATTTATGCAGATGGATGGCGAACCCTGGAAGCAGCCCATGAGCAAGGAATACTCGTCATTTGTAGAAATTAAGAGAGTGCCTTTTCATTCTCTCATGGTTAATGGAGATTAG
- the LOC118033230 gene encoding uncharacterized protein: MGSTVNSKWLPVTSTITVALALLSASTAAISLYFCRKKARVLYSKIQELEISLNSCMQKSAAERQGRIRAQQDLRKALAQPKSENLEQASYPMTPIGVVQSCFSTRNGTPRQPLLVPLARACLIFDSARVPPASLEGLVEYSHCWIIYVFHLNTDLVKLWKHPSRSKFKAKVRVPRLKGGRMGVFATRSPHRPCPIGLTVAKVEAVQGNMVLLSGVDLVDGTPILDIKPYLPYCDSIQGAAVPEWVMVDNMLAVASVNFSEGFSSSLSDCWETAKKKSLYASPDELQCLIKQVLSWDIRSISQRNQPHDPLIKTGNGEAQHSALDSNQNQDQEASDNENSQVCHPSGDVTYHLILEGMDVSYRIDFNGNVIVENVVVSSDIPNGNQNRSSFLMWRDELS, encoded by the exons ATGGGTTCTACTGTAAACTCAAAATGGTTGCCTGTGACATCCACCATAACTGTGGCACTTGCACTTCTTTCTGCCTCAACAGCAGCTATCTCTC tttatttttgtaGAAAGAAAGCTAGAGTTTTGTATTCAAAGATTCAAGAACTTGAGATTTCTCTCAATTCTTGTATGCAAAAAAGTGCTGCTGAGAGACAAGGTCGAATTAGAGCCCAACAG GATTTGAGGAAGGCCTTAGCACAACCCAAGTCTGAGAATTTGGAGCAGGCTTCTTATCCCATGACCCCCATTGGAGTAGTTCAGTCTTGCTTCTCAACCAG AAATGGGACTCCAAGGCAACCCTTACTCGTACCTCTTGCTAGGGCATGCTTAATCTTTGACTCAGCTCGGGTTCCTCCAGCATCCCTTGAGGGTCTTGTAGAATATTCTCATTGCTGGATTATATATGTGTTTCATTTGAATACAGATTTGGTGAAGTTATGGAAGCATCCCTCTAGATCAAAGTTTAAGGCTAAG GTTAGAGTACCAAGACTGAAAGGAGGAAGGATGGGAGTCTTTGCTACAAGATCTCCACATCGCCCATGCCCTATTGGGCTCACTGTTGCAAAg GTGGAGGCTGTACAAGGAAACATGGTTCTTCTATCTGGTGTTGACCTGGTTGACGGGACA CCAATACTTGACATCAAACCATATCTACCATACTGTGATAGCATCCAAGGGGCAGCAGTGCCGGAGTGGGTAATG GTGGACAATATGTTAGCAGTAGCTTCTGTTAACTTTTCTGAGGGCTTCTCTTCCTCACTATCTGATTGTTGGGAAACAGCA AAAAAGAAGTCGCTCTATGCATCACCAGATGAACTTCAATGCTTAATCAAGCAGGTGCTTTCATGGGATATTCGATCAATATCTCAACGAAATCAACCACATGATCCCCTTATCAAGACTGGAAATGGGGAAGCACAACATAGTGCTCTTGATTCAAACCAGAACCAAGATCAAGAAGCTTCGGACAATGAAAACAGCCAGGTTTGTCATCCTTCTGGGGATGTAACATACCACTTAATTTTGGAAGGAATGGATGTCTCATACAGAATTGATTTTAATGGCAATGTAATTGTAGAGAATGTTGTAGTTTCATCTGACATTCCGAATGGTAATCAAAACCGTAGCAGTTTCTTAATGTGGAGAGACGAGCTCAGTTAA